One Rubripirellula amarantea DNA segment encodes these proteins:
- a CDS encoding (Fe-S)-binding protein encodes MTTALFVPCYVDQFYPDVAISTLELLERLGEDVVFPSTQTCCGQPMANTGCVSDTAPVARQMVDIFADYDTIVCPSGSCTTMVRHHYDAFFAPDDAAYQKVKSRTFELCEYLHDELKLDHLDVRFPHRVSLHQSCHGLRELRLASSSENMTPRVDKVRSLLSLIQDIEFCEPERSDECCGFGGTFAVNEPEVSASMGRDRVADHVRTGSEVLVSGDMSCLMHLQGLIRRENNPIKVMHAAQILAGRPLPA; translated from the coding sequence ATGACTACTGCTCTGTTCGTTCCGTGCTACGTCGATCAATTCTATCCCGACGTTGCAATTTCCACTCTCGAGTTACTCGAGAGACTCGGTGAAGACGTCGTTTTCCCATCCACGCAAACCTGTTGCGGTCAGCCCATGGCCAATACAGGCTGCGTTAGTGACACGGCACCCGTGGCAAGGCAAATGGTTGATATCTTTGCCGATTACGACACCATCGTGTGTCCCTCGGGGTCCTGCACCACTATGGTGCGGCACCATTACGACGCATTCTTTGCACCCGACGATGCGGCCTACCAAAAAGTGAAATCGCGAACATTCGAGCTTTGCGAATATCTTCACGATGAACTAAAGCTTGATCATCTTGACGTCCGATTCCCCCATCGCGTTTCACTACACCAAAGCTGTCACGGACTCCGTGAATTGCGGCTCGCCTCATCAAGCGAGAACATGACGCCACGAGTCGATAAGGTTCGCAGCCTCCTATCGTTAATTCAAGACATTGAGTTTTGCGAACCCGAACGCTCTGACGAATGTTGTGGCTTCGGCGGCACCTTTGCGGTCAATGAACCAGAGGTTTCCGCTTCGATGGGACGTGACCGGGTGGCTGATCATGTAAGAACCGGCAGCGAAGTGTTGGTATCGGGTGACATGAGTTGCCTGATGCATCTGCAAGGTCTGATTCGTCGCGAGAATAATCCCATCAAGGTCATGCACGCCGCTCAAATCCTCGCTGGTCGACCTTTGCCCGCTTAG
- a CDS encoding lactate utilization protein B, with protein sequence MKLPIVDHPDAARDFVNNDERSHWHDKALWFVRSKRDRQAHSIPEWEYLRELASQIKTHTIANLDRYLQDFERNATAMGAVVHWAADAEEHNRIVLDILKRHDVLRIIKSKSMLTEECGLNHYLEDNGIDVVDTDLGERIVQLRGETPSHIVLPAIHIKKEEVGETFHEHLGTDEGASDPQYLTEAARGHLRGKFLAGEVGITGVNFGIAESGGFVVCTNEGNADLGASLPRVHIACMGIEKLIPRQQDLAVFTRLLARSATGQPITSYTSHFHGPRDANSELHIVLVDNGRSKLRQSKAFRDALHCIRCGACMNTCPVYRRSGGHSYRATVPGPIGSVLSPTRDDKRHKSLPYACSLCGSCTDVCPVKIPLHHQLLAWRGELVGRKLVPLNKRWSMKAASLLFRHPRMFALMGKAGRTALRVLPRFATHNRFNTWTIARELPEPPRESFRDWYRQNRKPPK encoded by the coding sequence ATGAAACTACCTATCGTCGACCATCCTGACGCCGCTCGCGACTTCGTCAACAACGACGAACGTTCGCATTGGCATGACAAGGCTTTGTGGTTCGTTCGCAGCAAGCGTGATCGGCAAGCCCACAGCATTCCAGAATGGGAATACCTGCGTGAACTCGCGTCCCAGATAAAAACACACACGATTGCGAATCTAGATCGATACCTGCAAGATTTCGAACGCAACGCTACCGCAATGGGAGCAGTCGTGCATTGGGCCGCCGATGCTGAGGAACACAACCGAATCGTTCTCGACATTTTGAAACGGCACGACGTTCTTCGAATCATTAAAAGTAAGTCGATGTTGACTGAGGAATGTGGGCTCAATCATTACCTTGAAGATAACGGTATCGACGTTGTAGACACCGACCTTGGCGAGCGAATTGTTCAACTTCGTGGCGAAACACCTAGTCACATTGTTTTGCCTGCGATCCACATTAAGAAAGAAGAAGTCGGCGAAACCTTCCACGAACATCTTGGCACGGATGAAGGAGCCTCCGATCCTCAATACCTCACCGAAGCGGCTCGCGGTCATCTTCGCGGAAAGTTCTTAGCTGGCGAAGTTGGCATCACTGGCGTGAACTTCGGTATCGCTGAATCCGGGGGTTTTGTTGTTTGCACCAACGAAGGCAATGCCGACTTGGGTGCGTCGTTGCCGCGAGTCCATATCGCTTGCATGGGAATCGAGAAATTGATTCCTCGCCAACAAGACTTGGCTGTCTTCACGCGATTACTCGCTCGCAGCGCTACCGGTCAACCCATTACCAGCTACACATCGCATTTTCATGGACCGCGTGACGCCAATAGCGAATTGCATATTGTGTTGGTGGATAACGGACGCAGCAAACTTCGACAAAGCAAAGCCTTTCGCGACGCCCTGCATTGCATTCGATGCGGTGCCTGCATGAACACATGCCCGGTTTATCGGCGCAGCGGCGGACACTCTTACCGCGCGACGGTTCCTGGCCCTATCGGATCGGTTCTTTCCCCCACTCGTGACGACAAGCGGCATAAAAGCTTGCCTTATGCATGCAGCCTTTGCGGTTCGTGCACTGACGTTTGCCCGGTCAAAATTCCGCTGCACCATCAACTGTTGGCGTGGCGTGGTGAACTAGTGGGACGCAAACTGGTACCGCTGAACAAGCGATGGAGCATGAAAGCAGCCTCACTCTTGTTCCGTCATCCCCGCATGTTTGCGTTAATGGGTAAGGCTGGTCGAACCGCATTAAGAGTCCTGCCTCGGTTCGCGACCCATAACCGTTTCAACACCTGGACCATTGCACGCGAGCTACCGGAACCACCGAGGGAAAGCTTTCGCGATTGGTACCGCCAGAATCGAAAGCCGCCAAAATGA
- a CDS encoding LutC/YkgG family protein: MDRLRGHDVKGPELPIVDSSRLTTYDNPMDTFIESLQSVGGQAHVIDRIEQVHQILSEIPVFADAERIASLAPDYVPGNVDASLVTDPHHLESLDWVIATGEFGVAENGSIWVDGKTLPHRVMLFIAQYSAIIVPKAKILHNMHEGYAALGTPEPGFGIFISGPSKTADIEQSLVLGAHGCRKLQVFLV, translated from the coding sequence ATGGACCGACTACGCGGACATGACGTCAAAGGTCCTGAACTTCCGATTGTCGATTCAAGTCGACTAACGACCTACGATAATCCGATGGATACATTCATCGAATCACTGCAATCCGTGGGCGGACAAGCTCACGTGATCGATCGCATTGAACAGGTCCACCAGATACTAAGCGAGATTCCGGTTTTCGCAGACGCCGAGCGAATCGCGTCACTGGCACCGGACTACGTACCGGGCAACGTCGACGCGAGTTTGGTCACCGATCCCCATCATCTCGAATCGCTGGATTGGGTGATCGCAACGGGCGAATTTGGCGTTGCCGAGAACGGTTCGATCTGGGTCGACGGAAAAACGTTGCCTCACCGAGTCATGCTTTTCATCGCACAATATTCAGCGATCATCGTGCCCAAGGCGAAGATACTTCACAACATGCATGAAGGCTACGCGGCACTCGGTACACCCGAACCTGGCTTTGGGATATTTATATCCGGCCCTAGCAAGACGGCGGACATTGAGCAAAGCCTTGTTTTAGGCGCTCACGGATGCCGAAAACTACAAGTTTTCTTGGTGTAG
- a CDS encoding glycosyltransferase family 4 protein — protein sequence MSCVSWAASIETATIYHNERFPTPLSQASIAAPPATINGLQITPESRRIIFLTAGAAGMFCGSCMHDNALAKALIAQGHDCILQPVYTPLRTDEVSVARESVFFGGIQLYAIERFPWIRHLPAKLRRLLDAPALIRMVTRQDRATDPKVLGELAVSMLQGHEGHHAAEVERLTRWIVDDVQPDAIVLSNLLIGGSLPHIRAQLDRAGRSDVPIAVMLQGDDIFLDFLPEPFREKASTLCKGLVKYVDKFVTNSDFYSSKMGERFEIPLDKRAHLPLSIDTMPYQVLADGDPRSQESGELRSVDDFRIGYLARISPDKGLHHLVDAFIHLAKDGEHENASLHVAGYLGAQYKPYFDNQLKRLRDAGLGDRFTHHGELTLDQKVSYLRSLDLLCVPTDYHDPKGLFVLEALASGVPVLQPDHGAFGQLIRETGGGMVYESGNLEDLVYKIFELKIDDQARRLFAEQGRISVMKNHSTTQVAAQLIDILFADKQ from the coding sequence ATGTCTTGTGTGTCGTGGGCGGCAAGTATAGAAACGGCCACGATTTACCACAACGAGCGTTTTCCCACGCCCCTATCTCAAGCGAGCATCGCTGCCCCACCAGCGACCATTAACGGTTTGCAAATTACCCCTGAATCTCGGCGAATCATCTTCCTAACGGCTGGCGCGGCTGGGATGTTTTGCGGCAGTTGCATGCACGATAACGCATTGGCGAAAGCCTTGATCGCGCAAGGCCACGATTGCATTCTGCAGCCGGTGTACACGCCGCTTCGTACCGATGAGGTGAGCGTGGCGAGGGAATCAGTCTTTTTCGGTGGAATTCAGCTTTATGCAATCGAGCGTTTCCCGTGGATACGGCATCTTCCCGCTAAGTTGCGGCGTTTGCTCGATGCTCCCGCTTTGATCCGAATGGTCACTCGCCAGGACCGAGCCACCGACCCCAAGGTGCTCGGTGAGCTCGCCGTTTCAATGCTTCAGGGGCATGAAGGTCATCACGCCGCCGAGGTCGAGCGTCTTACCCGGTGGATCGTTGATGATGTGCAACCCGATGCGATCGTGCTTAGCAATCTTTTGATTGGCGGTTCGTTGCCTCACATTCGCGCCCAGCTTGATCGAGCCGGTCGCAGCGATGTGCCTATCGCTGTGATGTTGCAGGGAGATGACATCTTTCTTGATTTCCTTCCTGAGCCCTTCCGCGAAAAAGCGTCGACGCTGTGCAAGGGTCTGGTCAAGTATGTAGATAAGTTTGTGACCAATAGCGATTTTTACAGCAGCAAGATGGGAGAGCGTTTTGAAATTCCTCTGGACAAGCGAGCCCACCTGCCTTTGTCGATCGACACCATGCCCTACCAAGTGCTCGCCGATGGTGATCCACGGTCGCAAGAGAGCGGCGAACTGAGATCGGTCGATGACTTCCGTATTGGTTACCTTGCGCGTATCTCACCCGATAAGGGACTTCACCACCTTGTCGATGCGTTTATTCATCTGGCGAAAGATGGCGAACACGAGAATGCCAGTTTGCACGTCGCGGGATATCTTGGTGCCCAGTACAAACCATACTTTGATAATCAACTCAAACGGCTTCGTGACGCTGGTCTAGGCGATCGCTTTACTCATCACGGTGAGTTGACGCTTGACCAAAAGGTCAGCTACTTGCGTTCGCTCGATTTGCTTTGCGTGCCGACCGATTATCACGATCCCAAAGGCTTGTTCGTTTTGGAAGCGTTGGCATCGGGAGTTCCAGTGTTGCAACCCGACCATGGCGCATTCGGCCAGCTCATTCGCGAGACTGGCGGTGGGATGGTTTACGAATCAGGGAACCTCGAAGATTTGGTTTACAAGATTTTTGAGCTCAAGATTGACGATCAAGCGAGAAGATTGTTCGCCGAGCAAGGCAGGATTTCCGTTATGAAAAATCACTCAACCACACAGGTTGCTGCTCAACTGATCGACATTCTTTTTGCCGACAAGCAGTGA
- a CDS encoding ROK family protein, whose amino-acid sequence MTYSNATIEIAQATAPFFWGVDIGGTGIKLALVDDSGHVVSFTNLPTRQSEGADAAMDQIAEVIQKTEDSLGVRGLRIGLGAPGPMDLPNGLLVSPPQLPAWWGYKIVDAVETRTNRPVSFLNDANAAAYGEFWLGSGRAESSMLLLTLGTGVGGGIIVDDELINGVNSCGSECGHMIVDPAPTARLCVWGGGRGHLEAYASASGVVQRTRELLTQGAQSALTGLLGGENSELTAKKVYEAALDGDALSLQVVDETARWLGVGITTLVHTIDPGTVVLGGAMTFGGPNCKIGQRFLAGISEEFRSRTFENIFAGTHIKFATLGPEAGYLGLAGYARKEHAQD is encoded by the coding sequence ATGACTTATTCAAATGCCACGATTGAAATAGCTCAAGCGACCGCTCCATTCTTCTGGGGCGTCGATATTGGCGGCACAGGTATCAAGCTTGCGTTGGTCGATGACAGCGGACATGTGGTCTCGTTCACCAATTTGCCGACCCGCCAAAGCGAGGGTGCGGATGCGGCGATGGACCAGATCGCTGAAGTCATCCAAAAGACCGAAGACTCGCTTGGGGTTCGAGGTCTGCGGATTGGACTCGGTGCGCCCGGCCCCATGGATTTGCCCAACGGATTACTCGTTTCGCCACCTCAGTTGCCCGCTTGGTGGGGCTACAAGATTGTCGATGCAGTTGAAACACGCACTAACCGGCCCGTTTCCTTCCTGAACGACGCCAACGCGGCAGCTTACGGCGAATTTTGGCTAGGCAGCGGACGAGCGGAATCTTCCATGCTGTTGCTCACCCTGGGCACGGGCGTCGGTGGCGGAATTATCGTCGATGATGAACTGATAAACGGAGTAAATAGTTGTGGCAGCGAATGTGGTCACATGATTGTGGATCCTGCACCAACGGCCCGATTGTGTGTTTGGGGCGGCGGTCGCGGCCACTTGGAAGCTTACGCATCGGCAAGTGGAGTGGTCCAACGCACTCGCGAACTGTTGACTCAAGGTGCCCAGAGCGCATTGACAGGACTGTTGGGCGGGGAAAACAGCGAACTGACCGCCAAAAAGGTTTACGAAGCGGCTTTGGACGGCGATGCCTTGTCCTTGCAAGTCGTCGACGAAACCGCGCGATGGCTCGGCGTGGGAATCACTACCCTGGTTCATACAATCGACCCCGGTACCGTCGTGCTCGGTGGCGCGATGACTTTTGGTGGACCGAATTGCAAAATCGGCCAACGGTTCTTGGCGGGCATCAGCGAGGAATTTCGCAGCCGAACCTTCGAGAACATTTTCGCGGGAACCCATATTAAATTCGCTACGCTTGGCCCCGAAGCTGGATACTTGGGGTTGGCTGGCTATGCACGTAAGGAGCACGCTCAAGATTAG
- the lepA gene encoding translation elongation factor 4: MKKEIRNFCIIAHIDHGKSTLADRLLESTGTVTTRQMKEQLLDDLELERQRGITIKARAVAMKYQRGGIEYELNLIDTPGHVDFQYEVSRSLACCEGALLLVDAFQGVEAQTVANAYAALEHDLTIVPVINKIDLMNARPDEVAEEMMNSLGTDPFECVRVSAKTGLGVNDLLEAIIERIPAPTGDPNAPLQAMVFDSNYDDYRGAITYVRIMQGTVKRGHKIKFARKGSVHEVVELGQFAPARVSCNELSAGQVGYLICNIKSLGDVHIGDTVVDNIDKSAPALPGYARPKRMVYCGLFPSDGQEFTDLRDALERLAVNDPSFEFEPETSDALGFGFRCGFLGLLHMEIIQQRLENESDIDLVQTAPNVTYEVVDKRGNTHTIHKPQDVPDPGDIEEFRQPIVRCSIIVPNDYIGSVMKLCQERRGIQRAHEILGANRTMLTYHIPLAEVVYDLHDKIKSATKGYGTLDYEMVGFEPADLCRLDIMVNGNRVDALAIVCHRADADRRGRAVAKKLKSEIERHMFEVAVQAAIGSRVIARETVPAMRKNVTAKCYGGDITRKRKLLQKQKEGKKRMKAVGNVEISQKAFMAVLSDGE, from the coding sequence ATGAAAAAAGAAATTCGCAACTTTTGCATCATCGCTCACATCGATCATGGCAAGAGCACGTTGGCGGATCGGTTGCTCGAAAGCACCGGAACGGTGACGACTCGGCAGATGAAAGAGCAACTGCTAGACGATCTGGAACTTGAACGGCAGCGTGGCATTACGATCAAAGCTCGTGCCGTAGCGATGAAGTACCAACGCGGTGGCATTGAGTACGAATTGAATTTAATCGATACCCCCGGGCACGTTGACTTTCAGTACGAAGTCTCGCGGTCGTTGGCATGTTGCGAAGGCGCGCTGTTGCTTGTTGACGCTTTTCAAGGCGTCGAAGCCCAAACAGTCGCCAACGCCTACGCTGCGTTGGAACATGACCTCACGATTGTTCCCGTCATCAACAAGATTGACCTGATGAATGCCCGGCCGGATGAGGTGGCCGAGGAAATGATGAATTCGCTCGGAACGGATCCGTTTGAATGTGTTCGGGTCAGTGCGAAGACGGGATTGGGCGTGAATGACTTGCTTGAGGCCATCATCGAGCGAATCCCCGCCCCCACCGGCGACCCGAATGCGCCGCTGCAAGCGATGGTTTTCGATTCTAATTACGACGACTATCGCGGTGCGATTACCTATGTCCGGATCATGCAGGGAACGGTCAAGCGAGGTCATAAGATCAAATTCGCCCGCAAAGGTTCGGTTCATGAAGTGGTTGAACTTGGACAATTTGCGCCAGCGCGAGTTTCTTGCAACGAGCTCAGCGCCGGCCAAGTCGGTTACTTGATCTGCAACATCAAGAGCCTGGGAGACGTGCACATCGGTGACACCGTGGTCGATAACATCGACAAATCCGCGCCGGCTCTTCCTGGATACGCGCGTCCCAAGCGAATGGTCTACTGCGGCCTGTTTCCTAGTGACGGGCAAGAGTTCACGGACCTCAGGGATGCATTGGAACGCTTAGCCGTCAACGACCCCAGCTTCGAATTCGAACCCGAAACCAGCGATGCACTTGGGTTTGGATTTCGCTGCGGGTTCCTGGGTCTGTTGCACATGGAAATCATCCAGCAACGATTGGAGAACGAGTCCGACATTGACTTGGTTCAAACCGCTCCGAACGTGACCTATGAAGTGGTCGATAAACGCGGCAATACGCACACGATTCACAAGCCACAAGACGTTCCCGATCCCGGTGATATCGAAGAATTTCGCCAGCCAATCGTACGCTGCAGCATCATTGTTCCCAATGACTACATCGGCTCGGTAATGAAGTTGTGCCAAGAGAGACGTGGCATCCAGCGAGCCCACGAAATTCTTGGTGCCAATCGCACCATGTTGACGTATCACATTCCCTTGGCGGAAGTTGTGTATGACTTGCACGACAAGATTAAAAGCGCGACCAAAGGTTACGGAACGCTTGACTACGAAATGGTTGGCTTCGAGCCCGCTGACCTTTGCCGACTCGACATCATGGTCAATGGCAACCGTGTCGATGCCTTAGCGATTGTTTGCCACCGAGCCGACGCGGATCGGCGAGGACGCGCGGTCGCCAAGAAGCTAAAGTCCGAAATCGAACGACACATGTTCGAAGTCGCCGTTCAAGCGGCAATCGGTAGCCGCGTGATCGCTCGCGAAACGGTTCCCGCGATGCGAAAAAACGTGACCGCCAAGTGCTACGGGGGTGACATCACTCGCAAACGAAAGTTGCTGCAAAAGCAAAAAGAAGGCAAGAAGCGAATGAAGGCGGTCGGAAATGTAGAAATCAGCCAGAAAGCGTTTATGGCGGTGCTGAGCGACGGCGAGTGA
- a CDS encoding ATP-dependent helicase: MQGTANKLTEGLNEAQAEAVVTLKGPMLVLAGAGTGKTRVVTFRIANLIRHGTNPDRILAVTFTNKAAGEMKERIGELIGGKQRRKPKRGEKPPPAPTVSTFHSHCVRILRQHAPALGYPAKFSIYDRGDQESLARSILRELRLPNAALSPNDMLFIISGWKNASIKPEQAVYEAATDKEHFAASAYRRYQQGLMLRGAMDFDDLLLQTENLFELRSDIRDEEADKFDHVLVDEYQDTNGSQYRITKHLTQKHRNFCVVGDDDQSIYAWRGADVTHILNFSKDWPDAKIVCLENNYRSTGEILAMANRLIGYNTTRHDKTLIASRPKGKRPRIQQHKDEIAEAQSVVRDIKMHIEGNHVQPKDIAILFRTNEQPRLFETELRKANVPYVMLGAQSFFDRREVRDLVSYLKWIEQPNDEVALRRIINTPPRGLGNKTIEILLGRAVKRGVPLWDIMNDPNETAELTGPAQRGIEDLQQLSKDVLHRSQNESLVAAMETLLSRTSFSTEVASRYDKPEEREARMASIGELTNAMGAFEDSNDNPDLTGFLGEIALSGREMGSEKDKLAKQNAVWLLTMHAAKGLEFPIVFMVGMEDGLLPHSRSVKSGNEDDIAEERRLCYVGITRAQETLTMSLALTRRKWGKPRPTIPSRFLYEIVGKADNPNKYRKKR, from the coding sequence ATGCAAGGAACTGCGAACAAGCTCACCGAAGGACTTAACGAAGCCCAAGCCGAAGCTGTGGTCACGCTCAAAGGGCCCATGCTCGTTCTCGCCGGAGCCGGAACGGGGAAGACGCGTGTGGTGACCTTCCGCATCGCCAACCTCATTCGACACGGTACCAACCCCGATCGAATTCTCGCCGTGACGTTCACGAACAAAGCTGCGGGTGAGATGAAAGAACGAATTGGTGAGTTGATTGGTGGTAAGCAACGACGCAAACCAAAGCGAGGGGAAAAGCCACCGCCGGCTCCCACCGTTAGCACGTTCCACTCTCACTGTGTTCGTATTTTGCGACAGCACGCCCCGGCGTTGGGGTATCCCGCCAAGTTTTCGATTTACGATCGCGGCGATCAGGAATCTCTTGCGCGGTCAATTCTGCGAGAGTTGCGGCTACCAAACGCTGCTCTAAGCCCCAACGATATGCTGTTTATCATCAGCGGTTGGAAGAACGCTTCGATCAAGCCAGAGCAAGCGGTTTACGAAGCGGCAACCGACAAGGAACACTTTGCCGCGTCCGCCTATCGTCGGTATCAGCAAGGTCTGATGTTACGAGGAGCGATGGACTTTGATGACCTGCTGCTGCAGACGGAGAATCTTTTTGAACTACGCAGCGACATTCGCGATGAAGAAGCCGACAAGTTTGACCATGTGCTCGTCGACGAATACCAAGATACCAATGGGTCGCAGTATCGAATCACAAAGCACCTGACGCAAAAGCATCGCAATTTTTGCGTCGTTGGCGATGATGATCAATCGATCTACGCGTGGCGAGGAGCCGACGTCACTCACATTCTGAATTTCTCGAAGGATTGGCCTGATGCCAAAATAGTTTGTCTTGAGAACAACTATCGCAGCACCGGCGAAATTCTGGCGATGGCCAACCGACTGATTGGTTACAACACGACTCGGCATGATAAGACTTTGATTGCCAGTCGTCCCAAGGGGAAAAGGCCACGAATACAGCAGCACAAAGACGAGATCGCGGAAGCGCAATCGGTCGTCCGTGACATCAAGATGCATATCGAGGGGAACCACGTTCAACCCAAGGATATCGCGATTCTATTTCGCACGAATGAACAACCACGTTTGTTCGAAACTGAATTGCGAAAAGCAAATGTTCCTTATGTGATGCTTGGGGCTCAGTCGTTTTTTGATCGGCGGGAAGTGCGTGACCTTGTTTCGTATTTGAAGTGGATCGAACAACCCAACGATGAGGTCGCGTTAAGGCGAATCATTAATACGCCGCCGCGGGGCCTGGGGAACAAGACAATCGAAATACTGCTGGGGCGTGCAGTAAAACGCGGAGTTCCGCTTTGGGACATCATGAATGACCCCAACGAAACCGCCGAACTTACCGGGCCGGCACAACGTGGGATCGAGGACCTACAGCAGCTATCCAAAGACGTGCTTCATCGCAGTCAGAACGAGTCGTTGGTCGCCGCAATGGAAACGTTATTGTCACGCACTTCATTCTCAACCGAAGTGGCTTCTCGCTACGACAAGCCTGAAGAGCGTGAAGCGAGAATGGCGTCCATCGGTGAATTGACCAACGCCATGGGCGCTTTCGAGGATTCCAACGACAACCCTGACTTAACGGGTTTCCTGGGGGAAATCGCGTTGTCAGGTCGAGAAATGGGTAGCGAAAAAGACAAGCTAGCCAAGCAAAATGCTGTCTGGTTGTTGACCATGCACGCCGCCAAGGGATTGGAATTCCCGATCGTATTTATGGTCGGTATGGAAGACGGCCTGCTACCTCATAGCCGCAGCGTGAAGAGCGGCAATGAGGATGACATCGCGGAAGAACGTCGGCTGTGTTACGTGGGCATTACGCGGGCTCAAGAAACACTTACGATGAGCCTCGCTCTTACGCGGCGCAAATGGGGTAAGCCACGACCAACGATTCCTAGCCGGTTCTTGTACGAGATCGTTGGTAAAGCCGACAATCCGAACAAGTATCGCAAGAAGCGATAA
- a CDS encoding Gfo/Idh/MocA family protein yields MALNEPLNRKLRMALVGGGAGSFIGRVHSIAACLDNRAVLTAGALSSNPERAKSSAPDYGIADSRAYGSYEAMLDGESKLPEDERIDFVSIATPNHTHFEVARAAVEAGFNVVCDKPMTFDLAQAESLLETVQNSDVVFAVSHNYTGYPLVRQAREMILSGELGEINAIRSQYIQGWLRTQLEAEDQKQAAWRTDPAKSGAAGAFGDIATHAYNLGRYMTGVLPDSVSCHLKAFVEGRKLDDYGTAVIRYENGALGTVTASQISHGRENDLEIEIDGTKGSLRWRQENPNELIYRQNGKAHQIYTRDPNAEYMTGSGAGACRLPSGHPEAFFEAFANVYTAAFDAMAKRAAGEKIDQRDTIYPNVYDGVEGMYFIQQCVNSSADNAAWLPLKHAAARK; encoded by the coding sequence ATGGCACTTAACGAACCACTCAACCGCAAACTCCGCATGGCTCTGGTTGGCGGCGGTGCGGGCTCGTTCATTGGACGCGTTCATTCGATCGCCGCATGCTTGGATAACCGAGCTGTGCTGACCGCGGGGGCGCTTTCGAGCAACCCTGAACGCGCCAAATCGTCGGCACCCGACTATGGAATTGCGGATTCAAGGGCATACGGAAGTTACGAGGCCATGCTTGATGGCGAATCGAAGTTGCCCGAGGACGAACGAATCGACTTCGTATCTATTGCGACACCCAACCACACGCACTTTGAAGTCGCACGTGCGGCCGTCGAAGCAGGCTTCAACGTGGTTTGCGACAAGCCAATGACGTTCGACTTAGCGCAAGCCGAATCACTTCTTGAAACGGTCCAAAACAGCGACGTCGTGTTTGCGGTCAGTCACAATTACACCGGCTATCCGCTTGTGCGTCAGGCACGCGAAATGATCTTGAGCGGTGAACTTGGCGAGATCAACGCGATCCGATCGCAGTACATCCAAGGTTGGTTGCGAACTCAGCTCGAAGCGGAAGACCAAAAGCAGGCTGCGTGGCGAACCGACCCCGCCAAGAGCGGCGCTGCGGGTGCCTTCGGCGACATTGCGACTCATGCCTATAACCTCGGTCGCTACATGACCGGCGTCCTGCCTGACTCGGTCAGTTGTCACCTAAAGGCGTTTGTCGAAGGACGTAAGTTGGACGATTACGGCACGGCAGTCATTCGCTACGAGAACGGCGCTTTGGGCACCGTGACGGCGTCACAAATCAGTCACGGTCGCGAGAACGACCTGGAAATCGAAATCGACGGGACCAAGGGATCATTGCGTTGGCGTCAAGAGAACCCCAACGAGCTGATCTACCGACAAAACGGCAAGGCTCACCAGATCTACACACGTGACCCCAACGCGGAGTACATGACCGGTTCGGGCGCGGGTGCATGCCGACTTCCATCCGGCCACCCGGAAGCATTCTTTGAAGCTTTTGCCAACGTCTATACTGCTGCCTTTGACGCGATGGCCAAGCGGGCCGCTGGCGAAAAGATCGACCAACGCGACACGATTTACCCCAACGTGTATGACGGCGTCGAAGGCATGTACTTCATTCAGCAATGCGTCAACAGCAGTGCTGACAACGCCGCTTGGCTGCCGTTGAAGCACGCCGCTGCACGCAAGTAA